CAAGGCCCCCGATCTCGCCGAGATGCTCAAGGACTACAAGGGGAGTCGAGCGATCGCGGCGGGCGAGGAGTTCGACCCGACCCCGGAGAACATCGAGCAACGGTTGCGCCACCTGACGCTCAAATCCGGCGTCAAGGCCTCGCTCCTGCCGCGCAAGACGCGCGGTGAAACGGTGATCCTGAAACTGGCGCTCCGGTACGGTGACGAGCGCTCCCTCACGGGCCTGAGTGCGGCGTGCCGGTTGTTGCCCGAGGTCATGTTGCACGGAACTCGCGAGTACGATTTCGCCGCGCTCGATCGCGAACTCGTGAAACTGGACAACGCCGGTATCGTCGCCACGGGGGAGCTCGGGGCCATACAGTTCCTGGTCCAGTGCAAGCGCCAGCACGTGCCGCAGGCGCTCAAATTGCTCGGCGCGGTGCTCCGCGAGCCCACGTTCCCCAAGGACGAGTTCGAGACGCTCCGGCGCGCGAAGATCGAGTCCCTGCGCGGCGCGCTGAAAGACCCGGAGAGCCTCGCGATCCGGGCGCTCGTGCGGAAATTGCAGCCGCACCCCAAGGGCGACCTGCGCTACACGCCGACGATCGAAGAGGCGATCGCCCGCTACGAGTCGGTCACGCTGGAGCAGGTGCGCAAGGTTTACACGGAGCAGCTCGGGGGCACGAGCGGTGAGCTGGCCGTGGTCGGCGACTTCGACCCGGAGCCGACCGTCCGTCAGGTGCAGGAACTGTTGGACGGGTGGAAGACGGGCACCCCGTACCAGCGCATCGTGAACGCGATTGGGGCTCGAGCGGATGGGGGAACTGAGGTCATCAACACGCCCGATAAGGAGAACGCCGTGTACCTCGCGGGGCACATGTTGACCGTGCGCGACACCGACCCGGATTACCCCGCGCTGATGGTGGGCAACTACATCCTGGGGAACCCAATGGCCTCGCGGTTGTGGAACCGGATCCGCGAGAAGGACGGGCTCTCGTACCACACGCAGTCGATCTTCTCTCCCGGCGATCTGGACCCGGTCGCCACCCTGGAACTCGTGGCCATCTGCAACCCGGCGAACATGCCCAAGGTTCGGCGCGCGATGACCGAGGAGATCGAGAAGGTTCTCAAGTCCGGTGTGGCCCGGGAGGAACTGGACGCGGCCAAGACCGCGATCCTGACCAACCGGCGCACGTTCACTGATGCAGAGATCGTCGTGAAGCTTATGGACGACCTGTTTACGGGGGACAGCTTCAAGGCGTTCGCCGGCCGGAGCCGGAAGGTCCGCGAGCTGACGGTCGAGGACGTGAACGCGGCGCTCCGCAAACACATCGATCCGAAGAAACTCGTCGTTGTGGAAGCCGGCGACTTCCGACCAGCAGAGAAACCGCGCTAACGGGTACGGCCGAAGGGCGCCGGAACGGTGTAAGATGGGTCGTTCCCGATTCTTCGATTGGAGGCAAATGCCTGTCGAGGGAGAAAGCTCTTTAACTTCCAAAATCAGCCGTTCGGGTGCGGAGAAGCTATGCCTCTCCGCACCCGAACGGCTTTACGTGATCTACGGCTCACCGCAGCCGCTTTTCCCTATTTCTTGGGCGCGTCTTTCTCTGCGGGGAATTGCTTGAGTGAGGCGTACTCTTTCCACGACCCTTCATAGAGGCGCACGTTGGGGTACTTGGCAACGTGCTTGAGGTAGAACCGGAGCAGGCTCCCCTCGCGCGACGTACCGCAGTACACGTAGATCTCCGCGTCCGCCTTCAGACCGGCCGCTTCGAGGTCCGCCTTGACCTTCTCGAACGCGAGGAACTTGTGGGTGTTGTCCTTCTCCATGAGGCGCGCCCAGTGGAAACTGATGGCCCCCGGGATGTGCCCCTTGCGGAGCCAGATGTCGTCGTCGCCCACGTACTCGTTGTGGGGCCGCGCGTCCACGAGCACGGTACCGGGCTTGCGCTTGAGCACGTCATCCACGGTCAGTGCGATCTCGGGCTTGCCCTTCTCGGGGAGCGTGCCCTTCGGGTTCCCGAAGTACTCCTGGGTCACCGGGAGCTTCTGCTTGGTCCACTCGGGTAGCCCCCCATCCACGATCCGGATGTTTTCGACCCCGTACTTCTCGAGCACGTAGGCCACCATGCTGGCGCTCAGGATCTCGTCGTTGGGGAGCTTGTCTCCGGTCGCGTAGATCAGGTGCAGCCGGTCCTTGTTCACCCCGGCCCGGACCAGTAGGGCTTTCGTCAGGTCGTCCGGGAGGTACTGCACGGGAACCCCGTTGTCGGTCCCGCGCAGGGTGTCGAAGTTCAGGTGGTGCGCGCTGGGCAGGTGCCCGCGGAAGTAGTCCTTGTACCCGCCCCGGGTGTCGAGCACGATCGGGCGCTTGGCCGGGTCCGCGTCCTCGATCAGCTTCTTTGCCTCGGCGGGGGAAATGATCCCGATATCGGCACGAGCCATGTTTGGCGTCGAGAGTGCGAACGCCACGAGCAGGCACGAGACGCGCAGTTGGAATGGGTTCATAGTGTCGAACGCCCTCTAAATATAGACGTGCAGTCGGTCAACCCAGGTGCCAATGTAGGGCTGTGCCGAACCGCGTCCAAGCGGTCGGCAGGGTTTGGCGAGCCGATCTTCGCAATCACCTTTTGTCACCTATAAGAATGCCGTGAAGTGATGGTGTGCTCGGGTGCCTTCACTCGGACGACGCGCCGTCTCGTACCTCGTTTCGAGGTTCCTCCGGGCCTCTACTCCACAAATTCTTTCCGGCTTCTCATTTGACCGCGGTCGGCAATCATTAAATCATGAAGACGCGACTGCCCGAGTCTCGCCGGGTGGCGCTGCCCACTTCGCTCGCACTGGGGGACCGTCGTGAAGATGCCGGGCCAGACGATTCCGTTTGTTTTGTTCGGGGCCATTTCTGTTTCTCTCGCGTGTAGTTCGCTTACGGCCCAGGACCGGCTCGTGACGATGCCGGGGTACGAGAACTACCAGAAGATGAGTAAGGAGCTGCCGGGCGCGGTCAAATCCGGCGCGGTCTCGGTCACCTGGAAGGACGAGGGGAAGGCGTTCGAGTACCGGCACGACG
This region of Gemmata massiliana genomic DNA includes:
- a CDS encoding M16 family metallopeptidase, with translation MLTKFLYPFAAGALAVALLFGSPATGRAAPPPSPQKVTSVEGVTEYRFENGFRVLLYPDHSTPKVSVINTVFVGARHEGYGETGMAHLLEHMNFKGTPTHKDVKKLLSERGGDYGATTTLDQTWYHETLAGTDENLEFAIRLEADRLVNSLLERETLASEMTVVRNEFEMNENNPHTILTQRVMSAAYEWHNYGRPTIGNRSDIERVAAEPLRAFYQKHYRPDNAMLIVAGKFDEQKALGYAARYFGGLKNPAGKLDRPRTEEPAQDGERTVTLRRVGTTGLVELAYHVPAAAHPDHAPLAVLAQVFGTEPRGRLYKALVAAKKSSSVAATAWQMHDPGPFFIAAQVDRGGSPDEVRRVLLDVVNALGTDKVTADEVRAACAELTNGWHLKSSHTLADELRAWAGCGDWRLLFYHRDRLEKVTADDVNRVAAKYLVRHNRTEGTYTPTEKPERADVPKAPDLAEMLKDYKGSRAIAAGEEFDPTPENIEQRLRHLTLKSGVKASLLPRKTRGETVILKLALRYGDERSLTGLSAACRLLPEVMLHGTREYDFAALDRELVKLDNAGIVATGELGAIQFLVQCKRQHVPQALKLLGAVLREPTFPKDEFETLRRAKIESLRGALKDPESLAIRALVRKLQPHPKGDLRYTPTIEEAIARYESVTLEQVRKVYTEQLGGTSGELAVVGDFDPEPTVRQVQELLDGWKTGTPYQRIVNAIGARADGGTEVINTPDKENAVYLAGHMLTVRDTDPDYPALMVGNYILGNPMASRLWNRIREKDGLSYHTQSIFSPGDLDPVATLELVAICNPANMPKVRRAMTEEIEKVLKSGVAREELDAAKTAILTNRRTFTDAEIVVKLMDDLFTGDSFKAFAGRSRKVRELTVEDVNAALRKHIDPKKLVVVEAGDFRPAEKPR
- a CDS encoding sulfurtransferase, giving the protein MARADIGIISPAEAKKLIEDADPAKRPIVLDTRGGYKDYFRGHLPSAHHLNFDTLRGTDNGVPVQYLPDDLTKALLVRAGVNKDRLHLIYATGDKLPNDEILSASMVAYVLEKYGVENIRIVDGGLPEWTKQKLPVTQEYFGNPKGTLPEKGKPEIALTVDDVLKRKPGTVLVDARPHNEYVGDDDIWLRKGHIPGAISFHWARLMEKDNTHKFLAFEKVKADLEAAGLKADAEIYVYCGTSREGSLLRFYLKHVAKYPNVRLYEGSWKEYASLKQFPAEKDAPKK